In one Candidatus Nealsonbacteria bacterium genomic region, the following are encoded:
- a CDS encoding trypsin-like serine protease encodes MLEKSPIIEIAKRICPAVITIVVSKDLPKIEGFFLMPYGEGGVIMPKIQKGRKERTKIGGGSGFVISSDGLVLTSQHVVSDPEAEYTVVLEPTKKYSAKILARDPINDIAILKIKAKELPCLELGDSGKIELGQTVVAVGNALGEFHDTISTGIVSGLSRYITAFSGLASQAESLRGLIQTDAAINPGNSGGPLVDIEGKVIGINTAMIMGAQNIGFAIPINCAKKDLEEVKKYGKIIIPFLGVRYIILSKEISKKNKLPVDYGAFVMRETLGESPIVKGSSADKAGIQEFDIILEMGNEKITMKTPLSGILQKSKIGDEINLKVLRKGKTIAIKVRLEEKK; translated from the coding sequence TGATTACCATTGTTGTTTCCAAAGACCTGCCAAAAATTGAAGGATTTTTTTTGATGCCTTATGGCGAAGGAGGAGTTATTATGCCGAAAATACAGAAAGGCAGGAAAGAAAGAACAAAAATTGGCGGGGGATCTGGTTTTGTCATTTCTTCTGATGGCCTTGTTTTAACTTCCCAGCATGTAGTTTCTGACCCCGAAGCTGAATATACCGTTGTTTTGGAACCGACCAAGAAATATTCAGCCAAGATTTTGGCTCGTGATCCAATTAACGACATTGCCATTTTAAAAATAAAGGCTAAAGAACTTCCTTGCTTGGAGCTTGGCGATTCAGGTAAAATTGAGCTCGGCCAGACAGTGGTAGCGGTAGGAAATGCCTTGGGAGAATTCCACGATACTATAAGCACCGGCATTGTTTCTGGTTTAAGCAGATATATTACAGCTTTTAGCGGTTTAGCTTCTCAGGCCGAAAGTTTGAGAGGATTAATCCAGACAGATGCTGCCATTAATCCTGGGAACTCAGGGGGACCTTTGGTTGATATTGAAGGAAAAGTTATTGGTATAAACACTGCCATGATTATGGGAGCCCAGAATATTGGCTTTGCTATTCCTATTAATTGTGCTAAAAAAGACTTAGAAGAAGTTAAAAAATACGGAAAAATTATAATTCCATTTTTAGGAGTAAGATACATTATTTTAAGTAAAGAAATTTCTAAAAAAAATAAGCTGCCGGTAGATTATGGAGCCTTTGTAATGCGAGAAACTTTAGGGGAATCGCCAATAGTCAAAGGGTCTTCGGCCGATAAAGCCGGCATTCAGGAATTTGATATAATTTTGGAAATGGGAAATGAGAAAATCACAATGAAAACCCCCTTGTCAGGCATTCTACAGAAATCCAAAATAGGAGATGAAATAAATTTAAAAGTTTTAAGAAAAGGAAAAACAATAGCCATAAAGGTAAGGCTGGAAGAGAAAAAAT